The Pedococcus dokdonensis region ACAACCTGTTGGGATACCTCGCCGAGCAGCAGGAGGCCACCCGGCACGTGCCCGACGACCGCACCATCGTCGTCGAGCGGTTCCGCGACGAGATCGGCGACTGGCGGGTCGCCGTCCACTCGCCGTTCGGCGGGCAGGTGCACGCGCCCTGGGCGCTCTGCGTCTCGGCCCGGATGCGCGAGCGCTACGGCGTCGACGTCCAGGCCATGCACGGCGACGACGGCATCGTCTTCCGGTTGCCCGACCTCGAGTTCGAGGACGACGGCAGCCCTGGTCATGGCTCCGGCCGCGGGGTGGGGGCCGAGCTGCTCGAGCTGGTGCGGCTGGACGCCGACGACGTGCACGACCTCGTGACCGCCGAGATCGGCGGGTCCGCCCTGTTCGCCGCACGGTTCCGTGAGTGCGCCTCGCGGGCGCTGCTCCTGCCCCGCCGTCGCCCCGACCGACGGCAACCGCTGTGGCAGCAGCGCCAGCGGGCGGCCCAGCTGCTCGAGGTGGCCAGCCAGTACGCGTCCTTCCCGATCGTGCTCGAGACCGTCCGCGAGTGCGTCCAGGACGTGTTCGACGTCCCCGGGCTCACCGCGCTGATGCGCTCGATCGAGTCGCGCGAGGTGACCCTGGTCGACGTCGAGTCGTCCCAGCCCTCACCGTTCGCACGGTCGCTGATGTTCGGCTACGTCGCCCAGTTCCTCTACGAGGGCGACTCCCCGCTCGCCGAGAAGCGCGCCGCCGCCCTGGCCCTCGACCCGACCCTCCTGGCGGAGCTGCTCGGGCGTGGCGAGGGCCTGTCGCTGCGCGACCTGCTCGACCCCGCCGAGGTGACCCGCACCGAGTCAGAGCTGCAGCGGCTGGTCGCCGAGCGCGCCTGCCGCGACGCCGAGGACGTCGCCGACCTGCTGCGGGTGCTCGGCCCGCTCCCTCTCGACGCGATCCAGGCCCGCTCGCAGGCGGCTCTCACCCACCAGGAGATCGGCGGCTGGCTGGTCGACCTCGAGGGCGCCCGCCGGGTGATCCGGGTGCGGGTGGCCGGGCAGGAGCGGTGGGCGGCCATCGAGGACGCCGGTCGGCTCCGCGACGCACTGGGCTGCTCGTTGCCGGTGGGGGTGCCGCAGACCTTCCTCGAGTCGGTGCCCGACCCGCTCGGCGACCTGGTCCGCCGTTACGCCCGCACGCACGGCCCGTTCCCCGCCGCGGCAGTCGCGGCGTGGTGGGGCGTCGGGCCGGCGGTCGCCCTCGACGCGCTGCGCCGACTGGTCTCCTCCGGGCGGGTGGTCGAGGGTGAGCTGCTCCCCACCGAGAACGGCGGCGGCGTCCACGGCCTCGACTACTGTGACGCCGAGGTGCTCCGGCTGCTGCGTCGCCGGTCCCTGGCCGCCCTGCGTGCCGAGGTCGAGCCGGTCCCGGCCGTCGAGCTGGCCCGCTTCCTCCCCCAGTGGCAGTCGGTCGGCGGTGGTCTGCGCGGACGCGAGGGACTCGTGCGGGCCATCGAGCAGCTGGCTGGAGCGGTGCTGCCCGCGAGCGCGCTCGAGAGCCTGGTGCTGCCCTCCCGCGTGGTCGACTACTCCCCGGCGCTCCTCGACGACCTGACCAGCAGCGGCGAGGTGCTCTGGCGCGGTCACGGGTCGTTGCCCGGTGACGACGGCTGGGTCTCGCTGCACCTGGCCGACACCGCCCACCTGACCCTCGCGCCGTTGTCCGAGCGGGCGCTGACCGAGACCGAGCAAGCGGTCGTCGACGCGCTGGCCGGAGGCGGCGCCTACTTCTTCCGCACCCTGTCCGATGCCGTCGGCAGCACCGACGACGAGCAGCTGCTCGCCGACCTCTGGACGCTCGCATGGGACGGCCGGGTCAGCAACGACACCCTCAGCCCGCTGCGTGGTCTGCTCTCCGGTGGCCGCACCACCCACAAGCGCACCCGCAGTGGCCCGCGGACGACCCGCTATGCCGGTCGGCGCGGCTCGCTGGGCGCGCTCTCCGGCCAGCGTGGGCTCGGCCGGGCTGCTCTCCCCACCCGCAGCGGGCCGGCCGCGGGGGCGGGGCGCTGGTCCCTGCTCCCCGAGGTGGAGCAGGACACCACCGTGCGGGCCTACGCGACGGCCGAGGTCCTGCTCGACCGCTATGGCGTCGTGACCCGCGGCTCCGTGGTCGCCGAGGACGTGCCGGGCGGGTTCGCCGGGGTCTACCGCGTGCTCGCGGCCGCCGAGGAGTCGGGGCGGGTGCGGCGTGGCTACTTCGTGGAGTCGTTGGGCGCTTCCCAGTTCTCGACGACCGGTGCCGTCGACCGGCTCCGTGCCGGCGCCCGACCGGTCGGCGACGAGGCCGACCACAGCGTGCCGGCCATGGTGCTGGCGGCCACCGACCCGGCCAACCCCTACGGCGCGGCGCTGCCCTGGCCCGACCGCGCCCTGGCCGCCGACGAGTCGCAGGAGGCCGGTGCGCCCACGGGCAAGCGGGGGCACCAGCCGGCCCGCAAGGCCGGGGCCCTGGTCGTGCTCGTCGACGGCGAGCTGGTCCTCTACGTCGAGCGTGGCGGCAAGACCCTGCTCTCCTGGACCCAGGACGACCAGTCGCTGCAGGGCGCGGCCGATGCGCTGGCCCTGGCCGTCCGCGAGGGCGCGCTGGGTCGGCTCACCGTCGAGAAGGCCGACGGCGACGCGGTGCTCGGCTCCGACCACCCCCTCGCGTCCGCGCTGGCCAAGGCCGGGTTCCACGCCACCCCCCGCGGGTTGCGGCTGCGCCGGTGACGCGCGATGCCTGAGGGCGACACGGTCTGGCGCACCGCGACCCGGCTGCACAAGGCCTTGGCCGGTGCCGAGGTCGTGCTCTGCGACTTGCGTTTCCCCGATCTCGCCACGGTCGACCTGCGCGGCGCCATGACGCTCGAGGTGGTCAGTCGGGGCAAGCACGTGCTGCATCGGTTCGACAGCGGGGTGACCCTGCACTCGCACCTGCGGATGGAGGGTCAGTGGCGCGTCGAGTCACCCGCCGACACCGCCCGGTGGCTGCGCCGCGACGACCTGCGGGCCGCGATCGGCACGGCGGCCTGGTCCGGACTGGGTCTGCGACTGGGTCTGCTCGAGCTCGTCGCCACGAGCGCCGAGTCGACGGTGGTCGGC contains the following coding sequences:
- a CDS encoding ATP-dependent helicase, which produces MAADVLDRFSPATSEWFRGSFSAPTAAQAGAWEAISSGQHALVVAPTGSGKTLSAFLWALDRLAAEPPPAEKLKRCRVLYVSPMKALAVDVERNLRSPLVGIGHAATRLGLTPPDITVSVRSGDTPAGERRAFARTPTDVLITTPESLFLILTSQAREALAGVETVILDEVHAVAGTKRGAHLALTLERLDALLDQPAQRIGLSATVEPVSEVARYLAGGRPVEIVRPPSTKEWDLDVVVPIADMSALGEVIEDDLSGPAAGAERRASIWPHVEERIVDLVSSHRSTLVFANSRRLAERLTARLNEIWDERLETMREAREDDEDPAEPAAPTPRQGAARTPAQLMAQSGASSGAPPVLARAHHGSVSKEHRQLIEEDLKAGRLPAVVATSSLELGIDMGAVDLVIQVESPPSVASGLQRVGRAGHQVGAVSRGVLFPKFRGDLVQTAVVVERMRAGAIESLRVPANPVDVLAQQVVAMCALDDWTVDDLEAVVRRATPFAALPRTILESVLDMLSGRYPSDEFAELRPRIVWDRVTGVLSGRPGAQRLAVTSGGTIPDRGLYAVFLASSEGAGRRVGELDEEMVYESRVGDVFTLGTSTWRIEDITHDRVLVTPAPGLPGRLPFWKGDQQGRPAELGRAVGTFVREVVGLAPAKARARVEAAGLDEWAADNLLGYLAEQQEATRHVPDDRTIVVERFRDEIGDWRVAVHSPFGGQVHAPWALCVSARMRERYGVDVQAMHGDDGIVFRLPDLEFEDDGSPGHGSGRGVGAELLELVRLDADDVHDLVTAEIGGSALFAARFRECASRALLLPRRRPDRRQPLWQQRQRAAQLLEVASQYASFPIVLETVRECVQDVFDVPGLTALMRSIESREVTLVDVESSQPSPFARSLMFGYVAQFLYEGDSPLAEKRAAALALDPTLLAELLGRGEGLSLRDLLDPAEVTRTESELQRLVAERACRDAEDVADLLRVLGPLPLDAIQARSQAALTHQEIGGWLVDLEGARRVIRVRVAGQERWAAIEDAGRLRDALGCSLPVGVPQTFLESVPDPLGDLVRRYARTHGPFPAAAVAAWWGVGPAVALDALRRLVSSGRVVEGELLPTENGGGVHGLDYCDAEVLRLLRRRSLAALRAEVEPVPAVELARFLPQWQSVGGGLRGREGLVRAIEQLAGAVLPASALESLVLPSRVVDYSPALLDDLTSSGEVLWRGHGSLPGDDGWVSLHLADTAHLTLAPLSERALTETEQAVVDALAGGGAYFFRTLSDAVGSTDDEQLLADLWTLAWDGRVSNDTLSPLRGLLSGGRTTHKRTRSGPRTTRYAGRRGSLGALSGQRGLGRAALPTRSGPAAGAGRWSLLPEVEQDTTVRAYATAEVLLDRYGVVTRGSVVAEDVPGGFAGVYRVLAAAEESGRVRRGYFVESLGASQFSTTGAVDRLRAGARPVGDEADHSVPAMVLAATDPANPYGAALPWPDRALAADESQEAGAPTGKRGHQPARKAGALVVLVDGELVLYVERGGKTLLSWTQDDQSLQGAADALALAVREGALGRLTVEKADGDAVLGSDHPLASALAKAGFHATPRGLRLRR